Below is a window of Terriglobales bacterium DNA.
GAGATCACCTTCTACCGCGCCCTCACCTGGATCCGCCGCCTGGGCCGGCCCGTGCCCGCGAGTATCCTGAACCCACCCGCGCAGCAGCCCATCCTCGACCTCGCCACCCGCACCGGCTTCCTCATGCTGGCGGACGAGCCCCGGCAGGAGCTGGTGCTGGGCACCTTCGCGGCCGCGCCGCGGCCCTCTCGCCTGGCCGACTGGACGCCGGAGACGTGGCAGGCCCTATCCGCGCCCGGCTATGCCAAAGCGGCCATGAACTTCCGTATCCAGGAGATTGGACCCGGGGAGTGCCGCGTGACCACCGAGACCCGCGTCTACGCCACCGACGCAGCCACCGCTCGCGCCTTCGGGCGCTACTGGCGCGTGATTTACCCCGGCAGCGCCCTGATCCGCGTGATGTGGCTGCGCGCCATCCGGACTCGCGCGGAGAGCGCGCCCGGCGCGCCGCTCCGCTAGAATATCCCCATGGACAAGTTCATCATTGCGAATCATGAGTTCCGCTCGCGGCTGATCGTGGGCACGGGCAAGTACAAGAGCGGGCAGGAGACGGCGAGGGCCATCGAGGCTTCAGGCGCCGAGATGGTCACGGTGGCGGTGCGTCGCGTCAACCTCGACCGCAGCAAGGAGTCGCTGCTCGACTTCATCGACCCCAAGCGCTACTTCCTGCTGCCCAACACCGCCGGCTGCTATACCGCCGAGGAAGCCGTGCGCACCGCCCGCCTGGGCCGCGAGGTCGGGCTCTCCGACTGGATCAAGGTCGAGGTCATCGGCGACCCGAAGACCCTCTTCCCCGACGTGGCCGCCACCGTCGAGGCCACGCGCCTCCTGGTGAAGGAGGGCTTCACCGTCCTGCCCTACACCTCGGACGACGTGGTGGTGGCCCGCCGTCTGGTCGACGCTGGCGCAAGCGCGGTGATGCCTCTCGGAGCGCCCATCGGAAGCGGCCTGGGCATCCAGAATCCCGCCAGCCTGCGCATCCTGCGGGAGATGATCGCGGAGGTGCCGCTGATCGTGGACGCCGGCGTGGGCACGGCCTCCGACGCCGCCATCGCGCTGGAGCTGGGCTACGACGGAGTGCTCATGAACACCGGCATCGCCGGCGCCGACGACCCCGTCCTCATGGCCGAGGCCATGAAGAACGCGGTCCTGGCCGGACGCCAGGCCTACCTTGCCGGACGCATGCCCAGGAAGCTCTACGCTACGGCCAGCTCCCCGCTGGCAGGCGTGGTGCGCTGAGAAAGACTTCGGGGCGGCTTGGGGGCCGCCCCGCAAATCCCCGCCAACCGATCGCCGGCTAGTTGCCTGGGACCATGGCGACGCTGTCCACGTGGATACTGCCGTTGTCCACGTGGCCGGTCACGGTAACGTGATGACCGAGATGGTCCTTCACCGCGTCGGGGTTGTCGATCTTCAGCACCGACTGGTCCTTGTCGCTGACCAGGACGGGGGCGGCGCCGGCTTGCACGCACTTGGCCACGCAGTCGGCCTTCTGGGCGCCATGGGCGCCGCACTTGCTGTCGCCTACCCAGCCGGTCACGGTGGTGGCCTTGGCGCCGGCGCTCGCGCTCACGGCCACAAACGCCAGTACGGCCAGAGCCAGTACGATCAATGACACTTTCTTCATAGCTTCGCTTCTCCTTATTCCTCGGTTCATCGGCGGGATGCCCTGCTTGCGCGGAGTCGGCTCCGCGCCGGCCAACGGCGCCCAACGCCCGCTGGGCGGGGCATCCCTTGTATCTCGCCCTACGATGAAATGCAACCAAAAACAGGCGGCCGCCCCTGGCCGGCCGGGGTACAGAAGCCGGCCATTACACAGAGAGAGGGCAGGCCCAGAAAAAGGTTACAAGATCCGACGGCGGTCGGCGGCGCTACGGCCGGCGTTGCGCCGTGGCGGAGGGAGGAGGGGATGCGGGAGCCGGGGGCTGGGTGCGCGCCTTGGCCGGGGGCACGACATAGATGACTTCGCCGGGGCGGACGTAGCGCAACTGCTCGCGGGCCTCTTTTTCGATGGCCGCGGGATCGGATTTCAGCGCCTGAATGTGCTCGGTGAGCCGCTGGTTCTGCTTCTGCAGGTCTTCGATCTGCTGCTGCAACTGCCGGTACTCCGCCCGCTTCTGCTCCCAGGCCATCATGCCGTTGGCGCCGAAGACCACGTGGTAGGCGAGCAGGCAGGCGAGCAACCCCACCCCCGCGCTGGCCAGCTTGCGCCGCCAGCGGTACAGCCGATCGCCGATCTGTTCCACCAGCTCCAAGGTGCGCCTTTCCGCGCGCAGTTCCCCCTGCGTCTTCCTAAAGTGAACGTCCGTTCCCCGCCGGCGTCAAGCCGAGGGAACCAAGGTGGTTAAACCAGCGATCCCTACGAAGCGGCAGCATTCAGCGGGGAGCCGTCGGTGGTACAGTGCTGACGGCTGGAGGCTGGTCCTCATGACCGACAAGCGCATCGTCCTGACCACGACCGGCTCGCGCGAGGAAGGGGAGAAG
It encodes the following:
- a CDS encoding thiazole synthase encodes the protein MDKFIIANHEFRSRLIVGTGKYKSGQETARAIEASGAEMVTVAVRRVNLDRSKESLLDFIDPKRYFLLPNTAGCYTAEEAVRTARLGREVGLSDWIKVEVIGDPKTLFPDVAATVEATRLLVKEGFTVLPYTSDDVVVARRLVDAGASAVMPLGAPIGSGLGIQNPASLRILREMIAEVPLIVDAGVGTASDAAIALELGYDGVLMNTGIAGADDPVLMAEAMKNAVLAGRQAYLAGRMPRKLYATASSPLAGVVR
- a CDS encoding septum formation initiator family protein, which gives rise to MEQIGDRLYRWRRKLASAGVGLLACLLAYHVVFGANGMMAWEQKRAEYRQLQQQIEDLQKQNQRLTEHIQALKSDPAAIEKEAREQLRYVRPGEVIYVVPPAKARTQPPAPASPPPSATAQRRP